A region of Acipenser ruthenus chromosome 51, fAciRut3.2 maternal haplotype, whole genome shotgun sequence DNA encodes the following proteins:
- the LOC131722710 gene encoding C-type lectin lectoxin-Thr1-like translates to MCYKETSNITERYTLIEQLKTWTEAQQYCREHHTDLVSIKNASENEEIVKKAQGKPLWIGLFNEPWKWSHQGDNYTFHSWSNVEPNNWEGDENCVAMSKTDGWNDYGCKNQLPFFCCEGGAFLKF, encoded by the exons ATGTGCTACAAAG agaccagcaacatcactgagagatacaccctgattgaacaactgaaaacctggactgaagctcagcagtactgtagagaacaccacaccgacctcgtcagtataaagaacgccagtgaaaatgaagaaatagtgaagaaagcgcagggcaagccccTCTGGATAGgactgttcaatgagccctggaagtggtcacaccagggggataactacacatttcacagcTGGAGCAACGTGGAACCAAACAATTGGGAAGGGGATGAGAACTGTGTGGCGATGAGTAAGACAGATGGATGGAATGACTATGGCTGCAAAAATCAGTTgcccttcttctgctgtgagg GCGGGGCTTTCCTGAAGTTTTGA